A window of the Paenibacillus woosongensis genome harbors these coding sequences:
- a CDS encoding response regulator transcription factor, which translates to MRMLVIEDEQDLASAIKKGLEMEGFAVDIALDGEEGCHLAEIHAYDIIILDLNLPDRDGLDVLQHIRHLSKQIRVLILTALSDTSSRVKGLNLGADDYLGKPFDFEELKARIRALLRRDLLRESPLLTYGPIELNPITMTATCAGQQLTLTRKEFALLQYFLSHPDRVVSSEELVEHVWDQHADPFSNSVRVHITTLRSKIRSVIHANFLNTVPGYGYRLNKQIERLSK; encoded by the coding sequence ATGCGGATGTTGGTGATCGAAGATGAACAAGATTTGGCGAGTGCGATCAAAAAAGGATTGGAAATGGAAGGATTTGCGGTAGACATTGCATTAGATGGAGAAGAAGGCTGTCACCTGGCGGAAATCCATGCCTACGATATCATCATCTTGGATTTAAACTTGCCAGATAGGGATGGGCTAGATGTGCTGCAACACATACGACATCTTTCCAAACAAATCAGAGTGCTGATTCTAACAGCGCTTTCTGATACATCTTCTCGTGTGAAAGGATTGAATTTGGGAGCTGACGATTATCTTGGTAAACCATTTGATTTTGAAGAACTGAAAGCAAGAATACGCGCCTTATTGAGACGTGATCTTTTACGAGAAAGCCCGCTGCTCACCTATGGCCCTATCGAGTTGAATCCGATCACGATGACAGCAACTTGTGCTGGGCAACAGCTGACCCTTACTCGTAAGGAGTTTGCCTTATTACAGTATTTTTTATCTCATCCTGATCGAGTTGTCTCGTCCGAAGAATTGGTTGAACATGTGTGGGATCAGCATGCGGACCCTTTTTCCAATTCCGTCAGGGTACATATTACGACTTTGCGTAGTAAGATAAGATCCGTTATCCATGCAAACTTTTTGAATACGGTGCCAGGGTACGGCTATCGACTGAACAAACAAATTGAGAGGTTATCAAAATGA
- a CDS encoding sensor histidine kinase, translated as MMKSKRLTLAGRIVLWNLGLIILTGVFLLVSLNVFVQIMLPAVHVKPNDMLLQQDHEVIVPTIEVNQVNEEGMLRSDVSFSSELIAFKGQVLLFSLICLLIMIILGGVGAFYLSKRSLWPVRLLSERLMKINANDLSVQLPVKELPNDELKELTESFNTMLKKLEHAFQQQERFMANAAHEFRTPLTILKTNLEVLRSDPSATLADYRQLSDIFEKTLKRMNHMVNELLVLAKNQDPDKDVIEVGSLIRKVVSELNDLALAQTISIEIHIHPDVEIYGNDILVQRAISNLVENAIMYNKPQGKVIITCASQEGECFISIMDTGDGIDEKHIPFIFEPFYRTSEGRTKNKAGTGLGLSIALSIIKKHEGTIEYSREQTTKGFIVRLPVID; from the coding sequence ATGATGAAAAGCAAGCGGCTCACATTGGCGGGAAGAATCGTGTTGTGGAACCTGGGTTTAATCATATTAACAGGCGTGTTTCTGTTGGTTTCGCTCAATGTTTTTGTTCAAATTATGCTTCCTGCTGTTCATGTGAAGCCCAATGATATGCTACTTCAACAAGATCATGAAGTGATCGTACCCACCATTGAAGTGAATCAGGTAAACGAAGAGGGGATGCTCAGATCGGATGTAAGCTTTTCATCTGAATTGATTGCATTTAAAGGACAAGTTCTCCTTTTTTCGCTGATCTGCCTGCTCATCATGATTATATTAGGTGGGGTCGGGGCGTTTTATCTCTCCAAAAGAAGTCTGTGGCCGGTGCGTTTATTGAGTGAACGACTTATGAAAATCAATGCCAATGATTTGTCCGTGCAGCTTCCTGTTAAGGAACTGCCCAATGATGAATTGAAAGAATTAACGGAATCGTTCAATACCATGCTGAAAAAATTAGAACATGCCTTCCAGCAGCAAGAACGTTTTATGGCCAATGCCGCTCATGAATTTAGAACTCCCTTGACGATTTTGAAGACGAATCTGGAAGTCTTGAGGAGTGATCCATCCGCAACTTTGGCAGATTATCGGCAGCTCTCGGACATTTTTGAAAAGACGTTAAAACGAATGAATCATATGGTCAATGAACTGCTCGTTCTGGCTAAAAATCAAGACCCGGATAAGGATGTGATTGAAGTGGGTTCACTGATCCGTAAAGTCGTGAGTGAATTAAACGATTTAGCTTTGGCACAAACAATTTCTATTGAAATCCACATCCATCCTGATGTTGAGATATACGGGAACGATATTTTAGTCCAGAGAGCCATTAGCAACCTGGTCGAGAACGCCATTATGTACAACAAGCCACAAGGAAAAGTGATCATCACATGTGCAAGTCAAGAAGGAGAGTGTTTCATTTCTATCATGGACACCGGAGATGGCATAGATGAAAAACACATTCCGTTTATCTTTGAACCGTTTTACAGAACTTCGGAAGGTAGAACGAAGAACAAGGCAGGTACAGGGCTAGGTCTATCCATAGCGTTATCCATTATTAAAAAGCATGAGGGAACGATTGAATACAGTCGTGAGCAAACGACGAAAGGCTTTATCGTCCGCCTTCCTGTCATCGACTAG